In the Astatotilapia calliptera chromosome 5, fAstCal1.2, whole genome shotgun sequence genome, one interval contains:
- the mcm2 gene encoding DNA replication licensing factor MCM2 produces the protein MADSSESYHMATSPSRASRRGDLTSSPGRDLPPFEDESEGLLGDGPLPGEEEEDGEELIGDGMERDYRAIPELDQYEAEGLDLDDEELSELSPGARAAAEEAMRRRDRQQGARGRVRPGLLYDSEDEDDERPAARRRRLAERAAEGDGEEEEMIESIENLEDMKGHTVREWVSMAAPRLEIYNRFKNFLRTHVDENGRNVFKEKISDMCKENKESLVVNYEDLAAREHVLAYFLPEAPAEMLKIFDEAAKEVVLAMYPKYDRIAYEIHVRICNLPLVEEIRSLRQLHLNQLIRTSGVVSSCTGVLPQLGMVKYNCNKCNFVLGPFFQSQNQEVKPGSCPECQSQGPFEINMEETVYQNYQRITIQESPGKVAAGRLPRSKDAILLADLVDSCKPGDEIELTGIYHNNYDGSLNMANGFPVFATVILANHITRRDEGVAVAELTDEDIKAIVALSKDERIGERIFASMAPSIYGHEDIKRALALSLFGGEPKNPGGKHKVRGDINALLCGDPGTAKSQFLKYVEKVASRAVFTTGQGASAVGLTAYVQRHPVSREWTLEAGALVLADRGVCLIDEFDKMNDADRTSIHEAMEQQSISISKAGIVTSLQARCTVIAAANPIGGRYDPSLTFAENVDLTEPIVSRFDVLCVVRDTIDPVQDEMLARFVVGSHIKHHPSSKEGGVALEEVVLPNSSDVPPIPQELLRKYIIYAKERVHPKLNQMDQDKVARIYSDLRKESMATGSIPITVRHIESMIRMAEAHAKMHLRDYVLEDDVNMAIRVMLESFIDTQKFSVMRSMRKTFARYLAFRRDNNELLLFILKQLVAEQVAYQRNRYGVQNDTIEIPEKDLQDKARQINIHNLSAFYDSDLFHSNKFSHDGKKKLILQQF, from the exons ATGGCG GATTCCTCAGAGTCATACCACATGGCCACCAGCCCCAGCCGAGCCTCCAGGAGGGGAGACCTGACCTCCAGCCCCGGACGAGACTTGCCGCCCTTCGAGGATGAGTCGGAGGGGCTGCTGGGAGATGGACCCTTGCCtggggaggaggaagaagatggaGAGGAACTGATTGGAGATGGAATGGAGAG GGATTACCGTGCCATTCCAGAGCTGGATCAGTACGAGGCAGAGGGTTTGGACCTCGATGATGAGGAGCTGTCAGAGCTGTCGCCAGGAGCCCGAGCGGCCGCTGAGGAGGCCATGAGGAGGAGGGACAGGCAACAGGGAGCCAGGGGGCGCGTGAGGCCAGGATTGCTCTACG ACAGCGAAGATGAGGATGACGAGCGCCCGGCTGCTCGGCGAAGACGGCTGGCTGAGAGGGCAGCAGAAGGCGATGGCGAGGAAGAGGAAATGATTGAGAGCATTGAGAATCTGGAGGACATGAAG GGCCACACAGTGAGGGAGTGGGTGTCCATGGCGGCACCGCGGCTGGAAATCTACAACCGCTTCAAGAACTTCCTGCGCACACACGTGGATGAAAACGGCCGCAACGTCTTCAAGGAGAAGATCAGCGACATGTGTAAAG AGAACAAGGAGAGCCTGGTAGTAAACTACGAGGACCTCGCAGCCAGGGAGCACGTCCTGGCTTACTTCCTACCAGAAGCTCCAGCTGAGATGCTGAAG ATTTTTGATGAAGCTGCTAAAGAAGTTGTGCTTGCCATGTACCCAAAATATGATCGCATTGCCTACGAGATCCATGTCCGCATCTGCAACCTGCCTCTGGTCGAGGAGATCCGATCACTCAG GCAGCTCCACCTGAACCAGCTCATCCGGACCAGCGGCGTGGTGAGCAGCTGCACCGGCGTCCTGCCTCAGCTCGGCATGGTCAAGTACAACTGTAACAAGTGTAACTTCGTGCTAGGGCCCTTCTTCCAGTCCCAGAACCAGGAGGTGAAGCCGGGTTCCTGTCCAGAGTGTCAATCCCAGGGACCGTTTGAGATCaacatggaggag ACGGTGTACCAGAACTACCAGAGGATCACCATCCAGGAAAGTCCCGGTAAGGTGGCTGCAGGTCGACTCCCTCGCTCCAAAGATGCCATCCTCCTGGCCGACCTTGTGGATAGCTGCAAGCCTGGAGATGAGATT GAGCTGACTGGGATCTACCACAACAACTACGATGGCTCTCTGAACATGGCGAATGGTTTCCCGGTGTTTGCCACAGTGATCCTGGCTAACCACATCACCCGCAGAGACGAGGGGGTCGCCGTGGCCGAGCTGACTGACGAAGACATCAAAGCCATTGTTGCTCTGTCTAAGGACGAACGTATCGGAGAGAGG ATCTTTGCCAGCATGGCGCCATCTATCTACGGGCATGAGGACATCAAGAGAGCGCTCGCCCTGTCGCTGTTTGGAGGGGAGCCCAAAAATCCAG GTGGGAAGCATAAGGTGCGTGGGGACATCAACGCGCTGCTGTGCGGAGACCCAGGAACCGCCAAGTCCCAGTTCCTCAA GTACGTAGAGAAGGTCGCGAGCCGTGCGGTGTTCACCACAGGTCAGGGGGCCTCCGCCGTTGGTTTGACCGCTTATGTTCAGAGACACCCAGTGAGCCGTGAGTGGACGCTCGAGGCGGGAGCGCTGGTGCTGGCCGACCGTGGAGTCTGTCTGATCGATGAGTTCGATAAG ATGAACGATGCAGACAGAACGAGTATCCACGAGGCCATGGAGCAGCAGAGCATCTCCATCTCCAAAGCTGGCATCGTCACCTCGCTGCAGGCCAGATGCACAGTCATTGCTGCTGCCAACCCCATCG GTGGCAGATATGACCCCTCCCTGACTTTTGCTGAGAACGTGGATCTGACGGAGCCCATCGTGTCGCGTTTTGACGTGTTGTGTGTTGTTCGAGACACCATCGATCCCGTCCAG GATGAGATGCTGGCGCGCTTCGTGGTCGGTTCCCACATCAAGCATCACCCTAGCAGCAAGGAGGGGGGAGTGGCATTGGAGGAGGTGGTTCTGCCCAACTCATCCGACGTGCCACCGATTCCACAGGagctcctgaggaagtacatcATCTATGCTAAAGAGCGG GTTCACCCGAAACTGAACCAGATGGACCAGGACAAGGTGGCTCGCATCTACAGTGACCTCCGTAAAGAGTCAATG GCCACAGGCAGCATCCCCATCACGGTTCGTCACATTGAGTCCATGATCCGCATGGCGGAGGCTCACGCCAAAATGCACCTGAGGGACTATGTACTGGAGGACGACGTCAACATGGCCATCAGGGTCATGCTGGAGAGCTTCATCGACACACAGAAGTTCAGCGTGATGAGGAGCATGAGGAAG ACGTTCGCCCGCTATCTGGCCTTCCGCAGAGACAACAACGAGCTGCTGCTCTTCATCCTCAAACAGCTGGTGGCCGAGCAGGTCGCCTACCAGAGGAACAGATACGGAGTCCAGAACGACACCATCGAGATCCCAGAAAAAGATCTTCAGGATAAG GCGAGACAGATAAACATCCACAACCTGTCGGCCTTCTACGACAGCGACCTGTTCCACTCCAACAAGTTCAGCCACGACGGCAAGAAGAAACTGATACTGCAGCAGTTTTAA